TAGACCAGAACATCATTCTGAAGAATGTACTCAACTTCAATGAAGCTTGTAAGTACTTGGAATTATCCCAATCGCATCTGTATAAACTTACGAGTGCCGGCAGTATTCCTCATTACAAACCCAACGGTAAAAAATTGTATTTCAACCGTGCCGAATTGGAAGAGTGGTTATTGCGTAACCGCAATACCACACAAGATGAAATCGATAAACAAGCAGCTAATTATCTAATCAAAAAAGGGAGGGTAAAGCTATGACAGAGATAATCGATTTGCTCTTGGCACTCTCCCAAGAGATTAAGGACCTAAAAACACGTATCGATATTACCAGGGCAACGAGAGTAGAACGCCTAAAAGATACGTGGATTGACAATCAAGATGTAATGCAAATGCTACACATAAGTCAGCGAACCCTGCAAACGCTCCGGACGAATGGTACTATTCCCTTTAGCCGGATACGCGGTAAATTTTATTACAAGGTATCCGACATTGAGAAGCTTTTGCAAGACCATTATTATAACCCAAATTTCAAATGCGATGGAAATAAGTAAAGAAGCAATTCTAAACAAAACGCATTATGGGTTAAAAGTTTATGCCTACATCCTACGGCAGTATTATCCTGAATCAGTCCTTTCCCTAAAGGGAAGGGACTGCGGGATAACCCGAAACCCATTTAATGGAGGAAAGGACACATTACAAATAAACATTGTTGATAATGTTGCCCAACACTATGACACAGAACTAACTGATTTTAAAGGAGATATTTTTGAGTTTGCATCGTATCACTTTAAAACATTAGAAGAACAGGATTTATTGATAAAATTGAATGAAGCACTGCATCTACGTATTGGTCAAAAGAACAGTTTTTACAATCAAGAAGAATTCCAACCCGCGGTCGAGTTTCCCGAAATCGCAACACAGGCTTCGCCCGTGTTCAGCTATTTTCAAAAACCTGTAACCAATATAATCCCAAATCGGCAAGCCTCTTTGGTTGAGGTGTTCCACCTCATCAAAGGAGATGATTTTGCTTCGTGTACAAGTACACTTCGCAAAATTCAAGACGTGAAAAAAGCCCGAAAGTATAAGGCGTTTCATTTCGATTATGTAACCTTTTCCGGATTGTTCTCAAAACGAAACGATAAGGACCTTAAAAAGCATTCGGGACTTTTAACTATTGACTTTGACCACCTCAAAGATATTTCCAATTTAAGGGAAGCTTTGCTCAAAGATGAATACTTTGAAACCGAACTTCTTTTTACATCACCTTCCGGTGATGGCCTAAAGTGGGTTATCCCTATTGAATTAACCAAAGTCAAACACCAAGATTTCTTTAAAGCGGCCGCCAACTACATCCAGCATTCATACAGCTTGGAAGTGGACGTATCGGGCAAAGACATTTCAAGAGCCTGTTTTTTACCACACGACCCTAATGTTTTTATCAATCCAAAATATTTATAAGTTATGCAGAAAAAAACGTTTAATCCGTTGGATTGGATGGAAAACCCAACCCAACAACAGCAACTTACAGAACAGAAACCACAACCAGTTACAGACAATAATTCAGATGTTGAAAAAATCATCCAGAACATAGAGGCAAATCAAATTGATATTGCCCCAAATTATAACGACTGGATTAACATAGGCTTCGCCTTCGCGGATGAATTTGGAGAAACTGGAAGAAACCTGTTCCACAGGGTCAGCCAATACTATTCCGGCTACAATTCAAAAGAATGCGACAAGCAATTTGACAATTGCCTAAAGTCCAAAGGTCAAGGCGTATCCCTCAAAAGTTTCTTCTTTCTTGCCAAACAAGCGGGAGTTTCGATTGCGACGCAATCTTCACACACCAGTGCTTCCTCGCTTGCTAATCGCAAGCATCGGATAAATGAACAACAACAAAATTCTCATTCAGAAGAACGAACACGGGAAAAAATGCCAACGTTCCCAAAATCTCTATATCCTGAACTTCCTCAATTTCTACAACAGGTCGTTGCTATCGCAACTTCTGATGAAGAAAGGGATATTTTGCTGTTAGGTTCCCTGGTCGCAATCAGTGCTTGTTTACCAAAAGTCTATAGCATTTATGACGGTAAAAAAGTATTCTCCAATCTCTTTCTTTTTGTTACAGCCCAAGCTTCAGCAGGTAAGGGCCGTATGGTGCATTGCCGCCAATTGGTAAATCCCATTCACAAAGAATTACGCGAAGAAGCCAAATTGCACAAACAGCACTACGAGTTGGATTTAGCAGAGTATAATGCCAAAAAAGGCAAGGAAGAAGGTGTCGAAAAACCCTCCAAACCACCTGAAAAAATGCTATTCATTCCAGCAAATAATAGTTCTACAGGAGCCTACCAGCTTTTGGGAGACAGCGATGGCAAAGGACTGATTTTTGAAACCGAAGGAGACACCTTAGCGCACGCCTTTAAAAGCGATTACGGCAATTACAGCGATGGTTTCAGAAAAGCCTTCCATCACGAAACTATTTCCTATTACCGCAGAACCGACCGCGAATTTGTGGACATTGAAAATCCTTGCCTTTCTACGGTGCTTTCGGGAACCCCAAAACAAGTTTCGGCATTGATACCCAATGCTGAAAACGGCTTATTCAGCCGTTTCATTTTTTACTATATGAATATAAATCCTGTTTGGAAAAATGTATTTGCGAGCACCACCGACAACGGTCTCGATGATTACTTTGAAACCTTAGGGAATGAGTTCTACGAACTCTATAAATTACTCAAAAGCAATGGAGAATTTCAATTCAATCTTACGGTTGACCAGCAAGAACAATTCAATTCATTTTTTAGTAAAATACAAGGCAAATACATCACGCTACAAGGATTGGATTATATGGCCACTATTCGCAGATTAGGGTTAATCGCTTATAGGTTCTGTATGTTGTTTTCCGCTTTGCGGATACTGGAGACAGGAGATATTTCAAACAAATTAGTTTGCGAAGAAAGGGATTTTCAAGCTTCGCTTGAAATTATTAAAGTTTTGGTAGTTCACTCAAGTAAAGTATTCAGTGAATTACCAGAAGAAGAACAAAAACCCTCCCGCAAAAACAGAAAGGAAAAATTTCTCCACAATCTACCAAAACACTTCAACCGGCAGATATATTTAGAAGTTGCCAAAGAATTGAAAATTCCAGCGAAAACAGCTGAAGGTTATATTACGAGTTTTATAAAGGCAAATCTCATTCATCGCGAACAACAGGACAACTATTTAAATCTCCTTAATGAGGAAAATGAGGATATTGAGGATGTTAAGAAATAGCATCCTCAATATCCTCTACTTCCTTAATATCCTGTTTTCAAAAATATCTCCTTGCATATTTTATTCTGTAAAAAAATAATTGTTATTTTGAGCAAGATTTTATTTTCAAGAAAAAAAATTCAAAATGAAAAAAGGAATTGGAGAATATTTGCGAGAATTACGTAAAT
This region of Aequorivita marisscotiae genomic DNA includes:
- a CDS encoding helix-turn-helix domain-containing protein: MDEILKRLEIIEKHVLDQNIILKNVLNFNEACKYLELSQSHLYKLTSAGSIPHYKPNGKKLYFNRAELEEWLLRNRNTTQDEIDKQAANYLIKKGRVKL
- a CDS encoding helix-turn-helix domain-containing protein, whose product is MTEIIDLLLALSQEIKDLKTRIDITRATRVERLKDTWIDNQDVMQMLHISQRTLQTLRTNGTIPFSRIRGKFYYKVSDIEKLLQDHYYNPNFKCDGNK
- a CDS encoding BT4734/BF3469 family protein produces the protein MEISKEAILNKTHYGLKVYAYILRQYYPESVLSLKGRDCGITRNPFNGGKDTLQINIVDNVAQHYDTELTDFKGDIFEFASYHFKTLEEQDLLIKLNEALHLRIGQKNSFYNQEEFQPAVEFPEIATQASPVFSYFQKPVTNIIPNRQASLVEVFHLIKGDDFASCTSTLRKIQDVKKARKYKAFHFDYVTFSGLFSKRNDKDLKKHSGLLTIDFDHLKDISNLREALLKDEYFETELLFTSPSGDGLKWVIPIELTKVKHQDFFKAAANYIQHSYSLEVDVSGKDISRACFLPHDPNVFINPKYL
- a CDS encoding DUF3987 domain-containing protein is translated as MQKKTFNPLDWMENPTQQQQLTEQKPQPVTDNNSDVEKIIQNIEANQIDIAPNYNDWINIGFAFADEFGETGRNLFHRVSQYYSGYNSKECDKQFDNCLKSKGQGVSLKSFFFLAKQAGVSIATQSSHTSASSLANRKHRINEQQQNSHSEERTREKMPTFPKSLYPELPQFLQQVVAIATSDEERDILLLGSLVAISACLPKVYSIYDGKKVFSNLFLFVTAQASAGKGRMVHCRQLVNPIHKELREEAKLHKQHYELDLAEYNAKKGKEEGVEKPSKPPEKMLFIPANNSSTGAYQLLGDSDGKGLIFETEGDTLAHAFKSDYGNYSDGFRKAFHHETISYYRRTDREFVDIENPCLSTVLSGTPKQVSALIPNAENGLFSRFIFYYMNINPVWKNVFASTTDNGLDDYFETLGNEFYELYKLLKSNGEFQFNLTVDQQEQFNSFFSKIQGKYITLQGLDYMATIRRLGLIAYRFCMLFSALRILETGDISNKLVCEERDFQASLEIIKVLVVHSSKVFSELPEEEQKPSRKNRKEKFLHNLPKHFNRQIYLEVAKELKIPAKTAEGYITSFIKANLIHREQQDNYLNLLNEENEDIEDVKK